One Campylobacter concisus DNA segment encodes these proteins:
- a CDS encoding RidA family protein, translating to MKKQISTKNAPQAIGPYSQAISANGFLFISGQLGVTPEGEFAGSSVEAQAHQSLTNLQNILAEAGLSFDNVVKTTIFLADMADFAKVNVTYAKFFKEPYPARSTVAVKTLPKDALVEIEVIAAC from the coding sequence ATGAAAAAACAAATTTCAACAAAAAACGCTCCACAAGCGATCGGACCATACTCTCAGGCGATTAGCGCGAATGGATTTTTATTTATCTCAGGTCAGCTTGGCGTCACACCAGAGGGCGAGTTTGCAGGTAGTAGCGTAGAGGCTCAAGCGCATCAGTCACTTACAAATTTGCAAAACATTTTGGCTGAGGCTGGACTTAGTTTTGATAATGTTGTAAAGACTACGATCTTTTTAGCAGATATGGCAGATTTTGCCAAGGTAAATGTCACATACGCTAAATTTTTCAAAGAGCCATATCCAGCTAGAAGCACGGTAGCTGTGAAGACTTTGCCAAAAGATGCACTCGTAGAAATTGAGGTTATCGCAGCTTGCTGA
- a CDS encoding cysteine permease, whose product MQITLAPNEFLDDYVLGAQLAKNAGISSNAYLFWKNAISAKFENSRIVFLRKKSVPEKFKSALETCTPLNGLVPTGVFCSFTSLAPSHLVAKNGSKIYELFEFHEICGIKFLNLKKFYDDLKLNYSYRIYIEKCKFFSPAPFEKRIKLTDTMCLGYY is encoded by the coding sequence ATGCAAATAACCCTTGCACCAAACGAATTTTTAGATGACTACGTGCTTGGCGCTCAGCTTGCCAAAAACGCCGGCATCTCATCAAACGCCTATCTCTTTTGGAAAAATGCGATCAGCGCTAAATTTGAAAACTCACGCATCGTTTTTCTTAGAAAAAAGAGCGTCCCAGAGAAATTTAAAAGCGCACTAGAGACTTGCACGCCATTAAATGGTCTTGTGCCAACTGGCGTCTTTTGTTCATTTACCTCGCTTGCTCCCTCACACCTTGTGGCAAAAAATGGCTCTAAAATTTATGAGCTTTTTGAATTTCATGAAATTTGCGGTATCAAATTTTTAAATTTAAAGAAATTTTATGATGATTTAAAGCTTAACTACTCGTATAGGATTTACATCGAAAAGTGCAAATTTTTCTCGCCAGCACCCTTTGAAAAGCGCATAAAACTAACTGATACTATGTGTCTTGGCTACTACTAG
- a CDS encoding L-cystine-binding protein TcyA, with protein MKSFCNDQAKPLLKFFTSTKSEIRNLKLKQILNKGFISKPQGIFLKAAIRKRQKFEENKTQNEWSLNEIVVFESEYESPEEYFSDVGSFVVKLADKFRRSGISEELVFAVSFQALQFITLSSEEFKFIYEDYDESTNSAHIKIYAKRENDEILLYKDRIGGYKTEALIVYEVASSSQDT; from the coding sequence ATGAAAAGTTTTTGCAACGATCAAGCAAAGCCACTACTTAAATTTTTTACGAGCACCAAAAGTGAAATTAGAAATTTAAAGCTAAAGCAAATTCTGAACAAGGGCTTTATCTCAAAACCACAAGGGATATTTTTAAAAGCTGCCATAAGAAAAAGGCAGAAATTTGAAGAAAATAAGACGCAAAATGAGTGGTCGCTAAATGAGATAGTGGTCTTTGAAAGCGAGTATGAGAGCCCTGAAGAGTATTTTAGCGACGTGGGGTCATTTGTTGTGAAATTAGCTGATAAATTTAGAAGAAGTGGCATTAGCGAGGAGTTGGTCTTTGCTGTTTCGTTTCAGGCGCTGCAGTTTATCACGCTGAGTAGCGAAGAGTTTAAATTTATATATGAAGACTACGATGAGAGCACAAACTCCGCTCACATTAAAATTTACGCCAAAAGAGAAAACGACGAAATTTTGCTATATAAAGATAGGATAGGGGGCTACAAAACCGAGGCGCTGATCGTTTACGAGGTGGCTAGTAGTAGCCAAGACACATAG
- a CDS encoding Fe-S-containing hydro-lyase: MSEVKRITAPFDKEVVKSLKAGDNVLISGTIIAARDAAHKALTEALARGEKLPVELKGETIYYVGPTPAKPNQAIGAAGPTTSGRMDKYTPTMINEVGINGMIGKGYRNDAVVEAMKKSCCVYMVAIGGIGAVISQSIKKYEVLAYPELGPEAVARLTVEDFPAIVAIDCEGNNFYEVGQAPYKKI; the protein is encoded by the coding sequence ATGTCAGAAGTTAAAAGAATAACAGCACCATTTGATAAAGAGGTGGTAAAAAGCCTAAAAGCAGGCGACAATGTCCTAATCTCAGGCACTATTATCGCAGCTCGTGACGCCGCTCACAAGGCGCTAACAGAGGCTCTAGCACGTGGCGAGAAGTTGCCAGTTGAGCTAAAGGGCGAGACTATCTACTACGTCGGACCAACTCCAGCCAAGCCAAACCAAGCTATCGGCGCAGCAGGCCCAACAACAAGCGGCAGAATGGACAAATACACACCAACTATGATAAATGAAGTTGGTATAAATGGCATGATCGGTAAAGGCTACCGAAACGACGCCGTAGTCGAGGCTATGAAAAAATCATGCTGTGTTTATATGGTCGCTATCGGTGGTATCGGAGCGGTCATTAGCCAAAGTATCAAAAAATACGAAGTCTTGGCATATCCAGAGCTAGGACCAGAGGCAGTTGCAAGACTCACAGTAGAGGACTTCCCAGCGATAGTCGCTATCGACTGCGAGGGCAATAACTTCTACGAAGTCGGTCAAGCACCTTATAAAAAAATATAA
- a CDS encoding fumarate hydratase encodes MRTVNVKDIKETVAKLCKQACYVVTPDLKAAFTKAQTTESSSLGKDILGKILQNAKLAEEGVAPICQDTGMTVVFVEIGQDVHIEGGYIEDAINEGIAKGYTEGYLRKSVVAEPLFERKNTTNNTPAVIHTRIVPGDKLKIKVAPKGFGSENKSILKMLVPADGIEGVKKVFLEAVKYAGPNACPPMTIGVGIGGTMDKAALLAKQAAVRPVDSKNADARYAKLEDELLELASQTGVGPQGLGGDTTAIKVNVEWYPTHIAGLPVAININCHAARHADAEL; translated from the coding sequence ATGAGAACGGTAAACGTAAAAGATATAAAAGAGACTGTTGCAAAGCTTTGCAAACAAGCCTGTTACGTCGTTACGCCAGATCTAAAGGCTGCTTTTACAAAAGCTCAAACCACTGAGAGCTCATCTCTTGGCAAAGACATTTTGGGCAAAATTTTGCAAAATGCCAAGCTAGCAGAAGAGGGCGTAGCGCCTATTTGCCAAGATACGGGCATGACTGTTGTCTTTGTTGAGATCGGCCAGGACGTGCATATAGAGGGCGGATACATCGAAGATGCGATAAATGAAGGCATTGCGAAGGGCTACACTGAGGGCTATCTTAGAAAGTCAGTCGTTGCTGAGCCACTTTTTGAGAGAAAAAACACTACAAACAACACCCCAGCGGTCATCCACACTAGGATCGTGCCAGGGGATAAGCTAAAGATAAAAGTCGCTCCAAAGGGCTTTGGTAGTGAGAACAAATCAATACTAAAAATGCTTGTGCCAGCTGATGGCATAGAGGGCGTTAAAAAGGTATTTTTAGAGGCTGTAAAATACGCTGGACCAAACGCTTGCCCTCCAATGACGATAGGCGTTGGCATAGGTGGCACTATGGATAAAGCAGCACTTCTAGCTAAACAAGCTGCAGTTCGTCCAGTAGATAGCAAAAACGCCGATGCAAGATATGCAAAACTTGAAGATGAGCTTCTTGAGCTCGCTAGCCAAACAGGCGTCGGTCCTCAAGGACTTGGCGGCGATACAACTGCTATAAAAGTAAATGTCGAGTGGTATCCAACTCACATCGCAGGCCTACCAGTAGCCATAAATATCAACTGCCACGCTGCACGCCACGCAGACGCCGAGCTTTAA
- a CDS encoding LemA family protein, giving the protein MNSLVIVILVIAVIFVFFISLYNSLVAKQNQVKSVEAGIDAQLKRRYDLIPNLVATAKEYMVHEKGLLENITALRESARSASTNEEKFELNNKISGLLNGLRVSVENYPDLKANQNLLHIQSTLNEVEEQISAARRTYNSAVEIYNNATQMFPSNIVASMFGFHKDVFFDIPENEAVAPNVGDLFKK; this is encoded by the coding sequence ATGAATTCGTTAGTCATCGTGATACTTGTTATCGCAGTCATTTTTGTCTTTTTCATCAGCCTTTACAACTCACTTGTTGCAAAGCAAAACCAAGTAAAAAGCGTGGAGGCTGGCATCGACGCGCAGCTAAAAAGAAGATATGACCTCATACCAAATTTAGTAGCCACTGCAAAAGAGTACATGGTGCATGAAAAGGGCTTGCTAGAAAACATCACTGCCCTTAGAGAGAGTGCTAGAAGTGCATCAACAAATGAGGAGAAATTTGAGCTAAATAACAAAATTTCAGGCTTGCTAAATGGCCTTAGAGTGAGCGTAGAAAACTATCCTGATCTAAAAGCAAATCAAAATTTACTTCACATCCAAAGCACACTAAACGAGGTTGAAGAGCAAATTTCAGCCGCCAGACGCACCTACAACTCAGCTGTTGAAATTTACAATAACGCCACACAGATGTTTCCTTCAAACATCGTAGCTTCAATGTTTGGCTTTCACAAAGATGTATTTTTTGATATCCCTGAAAATGAAGCAGTTGCTCCAAACGTCGGTGATCTTTTTAAAAAATAA
- a CDS encoding DUF3137 domain-containing protein: MQADELKGIDLSDLDELEKERLAMGQKAFKMIAYGFLGIIVVSGFLASLHLGNLFFFLLIGGVFYLGKTINGLKNELVAKFKQKVVGVIVKNYGLNFNANSGLNLNDFLKIYDADVNRHYAEDMIYGQIDNTQFKLCDFYAAKEVKGEKSTTTTVKFQGILLKAEFKKELNATIYVCDKKRTSDLRSEGEQATMDNPKFNELFKTYTTDQIAARYALTPKLMENLSRLRTKFNAPLSAVFLKNEIFIAIDLRKDSFEPDLKKPINSNESVQNYISSISDFSQIMHDLELNKNIWKS, encoded by the coding sequence ATGCAAGCAGACGAACTAAAAGGCATCGATCTAAGCGACCTTGACGAGCTTGAAAAAGAGCGCCTTGCCATGGGGCAAAAAGCCTTTAAAATGATCGCTTATGGCTTTCTTGGCATCATAGTTGTAAGTGGTTTTTTGGCGTCACTGCACCTTGGAAATTTATTTTTCTTTTTGCTAATTGGCGGAGTTTTTTATCTTGGCAAGACGATAAATGGGCTAAAAAACGAGCTTGTAGCAAAATTTAAACAAAAAGTAGTTGGCGTCATCGTAAAAAACTATGGTCTAAATTTCAACGCAAATAGCGGGCTAAATTTGAACGATTTTTTAAAAATTTATGACGCTGATGTAAATAGACACTACGCAGAGGATATGATCTACGGACAGATCGATAACACGCAGTTTAAGCTTTGTGATTTTTATGCGGCAAAAGAAGTAAAGGGCGAAAAAAGCACTACTACAACAGTGAAATTTCAAGGCATTTTGCTAAAGGCTGAGTTTAAAAAAGAGCTAAACGCCACGATCTATGTCTGCGACAAAAAGCGAACATCTGATCTAAGAAGCGAGGGCGAGCAAGCGACGATGGATAACCCTAAATTTAACGAGCTTTTTAAGACCTACACGACCGATCAGATCGCAGCTAGATACGCTCTAACGCCAAAGCTGATGGAAAATTTAAGCAGATTAAGAACTAAATTTAATGCCCCACTCTCGGCAGTGTTTTTAAAAAATGAAATTTTTATCGCGATCGACCTTAGAAAGGATAGCTTTGAGCCTGATCTTAAAAAGCCGATAAACAGCAACGAGAGCGTGCAAAACTACATCTCAAGTATCAGTGACTTTTCACAGATCATGCACGATCTGGAGCTAAATAAAAACATCTGGAAGAGCTAA
- a CDS encoding sugar transporter has translation MSEKKKLEEGDIFYVYNDYYKRYFFGKILVDIMNRFIKRANEGLLWPLDFFSDCYLVAVYKDIADAPVLKSREFIIPGSFIYKSSFNRKNKDAIKWVYYDHEDINYQELEFPEYIISSNDKICLERGELSIPTGLTRAQYENEFNITGSKTGGINYSNALLLQGLPAYKERIDYSDLRLLPELRKKLYEMIGEDPDTPYYELALKHGKDLARFYQDKN, from the coding sequence ATGTCAGAAAAGAAAAAGCTCGAAGAGGGCGACATATTTTACGTCTATAATGATTACTACAAGAGATATTTCTTTGGCAAAATCTTAGTTGATATCATGAACCGTTTTATAAAGCGAGCAAATGAGGGGCTTCTTTGGCCGCTTGATTTTTTTAGTGACTGCTACTTGGTTGCTGTTTATAAAGATATAGCAGACGCTCCAGTGCTAAAAAGCCGTGAATTTATCATTCCGGGAAGCTTCATCTACAAAAGCAGTTTCAACCGCAAAAATAAAGACGCTATAAAGTGGGTCTATTATGATCACGAAGATATCAACTACCAAGAGTTAGAATTTCCAGAGTATATCATCAGTAGCAATGATAAAATTTGCCTAGAACGAGGAGAGCTTAGCATACCAACTGGCTTAACTCGCGCGCAATATGAGAATGAATTTAACATTACTGGCAGCAAAACTGGCGGCATAAACTACTCAAATGCCCTGCTTTTACAAGGCTTGCCAGCATATAAAGAGAGGATAGATTATAGCGATCTTCGTCTTTTACCAGAGCTTCGTAAAAAGCTCTATGAGATGATAGGCGAGGACCCAGACACGCCCTACTACGAGCTAGCATTAAAGCACGGCAAAGATCTAGCACGCTTTTATCAAGATAAAAACTAG
- a CDS encoding hemolysin family protein yields MYPSSDNSLLMVILAIIFILLNAFFVLSEFSLVKVRKSRLEELIKEKKPNAQLAFEMSNKLDTYLSATQLGITLSSLALGWIGEPAVARLIEAPLKNVFNLSDILVHTVGFAIAFTLITLLHVVMGELVPKSVAIAKSESAVLKIARPLHFFWILFSPIIKLFDILATFGLKILGIQPAKENELAHSEEEIKIIVGESLKGGVLDSFETELIKNAVDFSDTVAKEIMTPRRDMICINKQKSFEENLQVVFESKYTRYPYIDGSKDIILGMIHIRDILQLHFSEDKEKSFDAIVRKFVIVPESLSISKVLVMMNKEQISAALVVDEYGGTAGLLTMEDIMEEVLGDFNDEHDEVDQHYKKINENIYEFQGRYDLESVEEVLGISFDEETDQVTIGGYVFNLIGRLPVVGDKIEDENCYYEVRKMDGASISRVKVRKKIKEEEEPAQA; encoded by the coding sequence TTGTACCCCAGTAGCGATAACTCGCTTTTAATGGTAATACTTGCCATTATATTCATTTTACTAAACGCATTTTTTGTTTTGTCGGAATTTTCCCTTGTTAAGGTTCGCAAGTCTAGACTTGAAGAGCTTATCAAAGAGAAAAAGCCAAATGCCCAGCTTGCTTTTGAGATGTCAAACAAGCTTGATACCTATCTTAGTGCCACTCAGCTTGGCATCACGCTAAGCTCACTCGCCCTTGGTTGGATCGGTGAGCCAGCAGTCGCAAGGCTCATAGAAGCCCCACTTAAAAATGTTTTCAACCTTAGCGATATCTTAGTTCATACAGTCGGCTTTGCGATCGCATTTACGCTTATCACGCTACTTCACGTAGTTATGGGCGAGCTTGTGCCAAAGTCAGTCGCCATAGCCAAATCAGAATCAGCAGTGCTTAAAATCGCTCGTCCGCTTCACTTTTTCTGGATACTTTTTTCGCCTATCATAAAGCTTTTTGATATCCTAGCTACATTTGGACTTAAAATTTTAGGCATCCAGCCAGCAAAAGAGAATGAGCTAGCACACTCTGAAGAGGAGATCAAGATCATCGTTGGCGAGAGCTTAAAGGGCGGTGTGCTTGATAGTTTTGAGACTGAGCTTATCAAAAATGCAGTTGATTTTAGTGACACGGTCGCAAAAGAGATCATGACGCCAAGACGCGATATGATCTGCATAAATAAGCAAAAGAGCTTTGAAGAGAATTTACAAGTCGTTTTTGAGTCAAAATATACTCGCTACCCTTATATAGACGGCTCAAAAGATATCATTTTGGGCATGATACACATTAGAGATATCTTGCAGCTGCACTTTAGCGAGGATAAAGAGAAGAGCTTTGACGCGATCGTGCGTAAATTTGTCATCGTGCCTGAGAGCCTTTCTATCTCAAAGGTGCTTGTGATGATGAATAAAGAGCAAATTTCAGCTGCGCTTGTCGTCGATGAGTATGGCGGCACGGCTGGACTTCTTACGATGGAAGATATCATGGAGGAGGTGCTTGGTGACTTTAATGACGAGCACGATGAGGTCGATCAGCACTATAAAAAGATAAACGAAAATATCTATGAATTTCAAGGCAGATACGACTTAGAGAGCGTTGAAGAGGTCCTTGGCATAAGCTTTGATGAAGAGACCGATCAAGTAACGATCGGCGGATATGTTTTTAATCTTATCGGTCGTTTGCCAGTTGTGGGCGACAAGATCGAGGATGAAAACTGCTACTACGAGGTGAGAAAGATGGATGGAGCTAGCATCTCACGCGTAAAAGTTAGAAAAAAGATAAAAGAAGAAGAGGAGCCAGCTCAGGCTTAG
- a CDS encoding sodium-dependent transporter, with translation MSKKNFSSRWAFILASVGSAVGMANVWGFPYKLGTNGGGAFLLIYVFFVALFSYVGLSAEYAIGRRAKTGTLGSYKFAWQSRNLGVIGSIVGWLPLAGSLCIAIGYAVIIAYVLKALTQALTGSFMSVDTNVWFNSFALAEYSVLPYHFIVIVGTLLTLFFGAKSIEKTNKIMMPLFFVLFAILAINVAMLPNAFEGYKFLFIPDFSKLEDPMVWVTAMGQAFFSLSITGSGMIVYGAYLSKDEDIVESAKTTAFFDTLAALVAALVMIPAVFAYAMDPAEGPKLLFVTLPKILQNMIGGQIFAIILFTAVIFGGITSLQNMFEVVAESLMHKFPHLSRFWVLALLCVVCFGFGAFMEPISSWGPWMDFVSIYIIPIGAVIGAISWFWIIKKEEILDEVNSGANKTYGSFWYFVGKFIYVPIAFLLCIIAISKGISF, from the coding sequence ATGAGCAAAAAGAATTTTTCATCACGCTGGGCGTTTATACTAGCCTCAGTTGGTTCAGCCGTTGGTATGGCAAATGTTTGGGGCTTTCCTTACAAGCTTGGCACAAATGGTGGTGGAGCATTTTTGCTCATCTACGTTTTTTTTGTAGCTCTTTTTTCATACGTTGGCTTAAGCGCAGAGTATGCGATCGGCAGACGCGCAAAGACTGGCACGCTAGGATCATATAAATTTGCTTGGCAAAGTAGAAATTTAGGCGTCATCGGCAGTATCGTCGGCTGGCTCCCACTTGCTGGCTCACTTTGCATAGCCATCGGCTACGCTGTCATCATCGCTTACGTGCTAAAAGCCCTTACTCAGGCGCTTACTGGCTCGTTTATGAGTGTTGATACAAATGTTTGGTTTAACTCATTTGCACTTGCCGAGTACTCAGTCCTGCCATATCACTTTATAGTGATCGTTGGCACGCTTCTTACGCTATTTTTTGGGGCAAAAAGCATCGAAAAGACTAATAAAATAATGATGCCGCTATTTTTCGTGCTATTTGCCATTTTGGCTATAAATGTCGCGATGCTTCCAAACGCATTTGAGGGGTATAAATTTCTATTTATCCCTGACTTTAGCAAGCTTGAAGATCCGATGGTATGGGTCACTGCGATGGGTCAAGCCTTTTTCTCGCTCTCTATCACGGGTTCTGGCATGATAGTTTATGGAGCATATCTTTCAAAGGATGAGGACATCGTAGAAAGTGCCAAAACTACGGCATTTTTTGACACACTTGCAGCCCTTGTGGCGGCCCTTGTTATGATCCCAGCGGTCTTTGCCTACGCTATGGATCCAGCTGAGGGTCCAAAGCTACTTTTCGTAACGCTTCCTAAAATTTTACAAAATATGATCGGCGGTCAAATTTTTGCGATCATACTATTTACCGCGGTCATCTTTGGCGGTATCACCTCGCTTCAAAATATGTTTGAGGTGGTCGCTGAGTCGCTTATGCATAAATTCCCACACCTTAGTAGATTTTGGGTGCTTGCGCTACTTTGCGTGGTTTGCTTTGGCTTTGGAGCGTTTATGGAGCCTATTAGCAGCTGGGGACCTTGGATGGACTTTGTCTCTATCTACATCATCCCAATCGGCGCAGTCATCGGCGCAATATCTTGGTTTTGGATCATTAAAAAAGAAGAAATTTTAGACGAGGTAAATTCAGGAGCGAATAAAACTTACGGCTCATTTTGGTATTTTGTAGGTAAATTTATCTATGTGCCGATAGCCTTTTTGCTCTGCATCATCGCCATTAGCAAGGGAATTTCTTTTTAA
- a CDS encoding DUF411 domain-containing protein — protein MKKFAFLALSLCATLALAADMKVYKSPTCGCCGNWANAMQKAGFSEETIKVDDMVKVKKEFHVPLELSSCHTAIVDGYVIEGHVPADEVKRLLELKPKDAVGIAVPGMPMESQGMEQGGKAEQYDVILFKKDGSQEVFATYIGSKKLK, from the coding sequence ATGAAGAAATTTGCATTTTTAGCTCTTAGCCTTTGTGCGACCTTGGCGCTTGCGGCCGATATGAAGGTCTATAAAAGCCCAACTTGTGGTTGTTGTGGCAACTGGGCCAATGCTATGCAAAAAGCTGGCTTTAGCGAAGAGACCATAAAAGTAGATGATATGGTCAAGGTTAAAAAAGAATTTCACGTGCCACTAGAGCTTTCAAGCTGCCACACAGCGATCGTTGATGGCTACGTCATCGAGGGTCACGTGCCAGCTGATGAGGTCAAGCGCCTGCTGGAGCTTAAACCAAAAGATGCCGTTGGTATCGCAGTGCCTGGAATGCCTATGGAGAGTCAAGGTATGGAGCAAGGCGGCAAAGCCGAGCAATACGACGTCATACTCTTTAAAAAAGATGGCTCACAAGAGGTCTTTGCTACTTACATCGGCTCTAAAAAGCTAAAATAA
- a CDS encoding putative transporter encodes MFSSFFKDKKWALWAYGGALFIILLLVYQTHLNVRINEWYKNFYDIVQNSKDHKVDEFWREILNFIKIAMPYVVTYTVISFFASHWVFRWREAMTFKYLKFWRNCQNDIEGSSQRIQEDVYRFAKIMESLGVQVLKAFMTLIAFIPVLWELSKSVSLPYIKDINGSLVYIALLISIGGLIVSWFVGIKLPHLEYNNQKAEAAFRKELVYGEDDKLKFCQPNVMLELFTGVKLNYYKLFLHYGYFNLWLISFSQILVIVPYIIMGNGLFSGFITLGVLVQASNAFSQVRESFSVFINNWTTITELRSVNKRLREFERNIDYKA; translated from the coding sequence ATGTTTTCATCATTTTTTAAAGACAAAAAATGGGCGCTTTGGGCTTACGGCGGAGCGCTATTTATCATCTTACTACTTGTCTATCAAACGCATCTAAACGTCCGCATCAACGAGTGGTATAAAAATTTCTACGACATCGTGCAAAACTCAAAGGATCACAAAGTAGATGAGTTTTGGCGCGAGATATTAAATTTCATAAAGATCGCCATGCCATACGTCGTAACCTACACGGTGATATCGTTCTTTGCGAGTCACTGGGTCTTTCGCTGGAGGGAGGCGATGACCTTTAAATACCTCAAATTTTGGCGAAATTGCCAAAACGACATCGAGGGTAGCTCGCAGCGTATCCAAGAGGACGTCTACCGCTTTGCTAAGATCATGGAGAGCCTTGGTGTGCAGGTTTTAAAGGCATTTATGACGCTCATCGCCTTTATACCGGTGCTTTGGGAGCTAAGCAAGAGTGTGAGCCTACCTTACATCAAAGATATCAATGGCTCGCTGGTTTATATCGCTCTACTAATTAGCATCGGAGGCCTCATCGTATCGTGGTTTGTAGGCATAAAGCTACCACATCTTGAATACAACAACCAAAAAGCAGAGGCGGCCTTTAGAAAAGAGCTAGTTTATGGCGAAGATGATAAGCTCAAATTTTGCCAGCCAAACGTCATGCTAGAGCTTTTTACAGGGGTCAAGCTAAACTACTACAAGCTATTTTTGCACTACGGCTACTTCAACCTTTGGCTCATCTCGTTTTCGCAAATTCTTGTCATCGTGCCTTACATCATCATGGGAAATGGCCTATTTAGCGGCTTTATCACACTTGGCGTCCTCGTACAAGCTAGCAACGCCTTCTCTCAGGTCAGAGAGAGCTTTAGCGTCTTTATCAACAACTGGACGACGATAACGGAGTTAAGGTCGGTCAATAAGCGTTTGAGAGAATTTGAGAGAAATATAGACTATAAAGCGTAG
- a CDS encoding M48 family metallopeptidase codes for MKKILLTLLTASMLITGCTSVTKSGVVGADRKQFMLVSSEAMEQSSAQAYVKTLTAARSKGELNVDPILTKRVQEIAKRLIVQTAVFREDALKWKWQVNVINEDTLNAWCMPGGRIVVYSGIIKKLNLTDAQLAAVMGHEIAHALREHSREQASTDQLKNIGIFAVATATGLGDLGASALNLASQYTISLPFSRSHETEADRIGTELMARAGYDPKEAVEVWVKMSKMNVGKIPEILSTHPSNESRIKDLKEVAAKLEPVYQAAKRG; via the coding sequence ATGAAAAAAATTTTACTTACGTTATTAACAGCCAGCATGCTTATCACCGGCTGCACGAGCGTCACAAAGTCAGGCGTCGTGGGCGCAGATCGCAAGCAGTTCATGTTAGTATCTTCTGAGGCGATGGAGCAAAGCTCGGCTCAAGCTTACGTCAAGACACTAACAGCCGCTAGAAGCAAAGGCGAGCTAAACGTCGATCCGATCCTCACAAAAAGAGTTCAAGAGATCGCAAAAAGGCTGATCGTTCAAACTGCCGTTTTTAGAGAAGACGCCCTAAAATGGAAGTGGCAAGTAAATGTCATCAACGAAGATACTCTAAATGCTTGGTGTATGCCAGGGGGCCGGATCGTCGTTTATAGCGGCATCATCAAAAAGTTAAATTTAACAGATGCGCAGCTAGCAGCTGTCATGGGTCACGAGATCGCCCACGCGCTTAGAGAGCACAGCAGGGAGCAAGCGAGCACCGACCAGCTCAAAAACATCGGCATCTTCGCAGTTGCAACTGCCACAGGACTTGGCGACCTTGGCGCAAGCGCTCTAAATTTAGCCAGCCAATACACCATTTCTCTGCCATTTTCTCGCTCACATGAGACCGAAGCCGATCGCATCGGCACTGAGCTAATGGCAAGAGCTGGGTATGATCCAAAAGAGGCGGTCGAAGTTTGGGTTAAAATGAGCAAGATGAATGTTGGCAAAATACCTGAAATTTTAAGCACTCACCCATCAAACGAGAGCAGGATCAAAGACCTAAAAGAGGTCGCGGCCAAGCTTGAGCCAGTATATCAGGCGGCAAAAAGGGGCTAG
- a CDS encoding GNAT family N-acetyltransferase translates to MILRAKPSDLPAITQIYNDYILDRSATADMRPVSTKEREPWFNAHGGSRPIFIYKENDEILGYCSLSDFNPKIAYDISVEISIYVAKKALKKGIGKQLLAHSLNEARELNLKNIIALIFSKNEASLELFLKFGFKKWGELPGVCLMDGEYKDVVILGLKL, encoded by the coding sequence TTGATCTTACGGGCAAAGCCAAGCGATCTACCTGCGATCACGCAAATTTATAATGACTACATTTTAGACAGAAGTGCGACTGCGGATATGCGCCCAGTTAGCACAAAGGAGCGAGAGCCTTGGTTTAACGCCCACGGCGGCTCGCGCCCTATCTTTATCTACAAAGAAAATGATGAAATTTTAGGCTACTGCTCACTAAGTGACTTTAACCCCAAGATCGCTTACGATATAAGCGTAGAGATAAGCATCTATGTCGCTAAAAAAGCTCTTAAAAAGGGTATCGGCAAGCAGCTTTTAGCCCACAGCCTAAATGAAGCTAGAGAGCTAAATTTAAAAAATATCATCGCGCTAATCTTTAGCAAAAACGAAGCAAGCCTTGAGCTATTTTTGAAATTTGGCTTTAAAAAATGGGGCGAACTGCCGGGCGTTTGCCTAATGGATGGCGAGTACAAAGATGTCGTTATCTTGGGGCTAAAGCTTTAA